Proteins encoded within one genomic window of Panacibacter microcysteis:
- a CDS encoding alpha/beta hydrolase, which translates to MNTTINRAGKTIETASKALVMLHGRGASAEDILGLAAHLQVADVSLLAPQAAGHSWYPYSFMAPVANNEPHLTNALKAVDEAVQLALQNGIEKQHIYLMGFSQGACLAAEYMARNADRFGGLIAFTGGLIGGQINRSNYAGKFDGMPVFIGTSDPDFHVPVERVYATTNILKEMGAVVTEKVYSNMGHTINQDEIDHANRLLAGAL; encoded by the coding sequence ATGAACACAACAATTAATCGTGCAGGAAAGACTATTGAAACAGCCTCTAAAGCATTGGTCATGTTGCATGGCAGGGGCGCATCTGCTGAAGACATTTTGGGTTTGGCGGCTCACTTACAGGTAGCTGATGTTTCTTTGCTTGCACCACAGGCGGCAGGCCATTCATGGTACCCTTATTCGTTCATGGCGCCTGTTGCCAACAACGAACCTCATTTAACCAATGCACTTAAAGCAGTGGATGAGGCTGTACAGCTTGCCCTGCAAAATGGTATTGAGAAGCAGCACATATACCTGATGGGTTTTTCGCAGGGTGCATGTCTTGCCGCTGAATATATGGCGCGCAATGCAGATCGGTTCGGCGGGCTTATTGCTTTTACCGGTGGCCTCATAGGCGGGCAGATAAACAGGAGCAACTATGCAGGTAAATTCGATGGCATGCCGGTATTTATCGGTACTTCAGACCCCGATTTTCATGTGCCCGTAGAAAGGGTGTATGCTACGACAAATATTTTGAAGGAAATGGGTGCTGTCGTAACTGAGAAAGTCTACAGCAATATGGGGCATACCATCAACCAGGATGAAATAGACCACGCCAACAGGTTACTTGCCGGCGCTCTGTAG
- a CDS encoding ring-cleaving dioxygenase, whose amino-acid sequence MENTISGIHHITAIAGDAKRNFDFYTRVLGLRFIKKTVNFDDPHTYHFYFGDYEGTPGTILTFFPWGSAIRPGKRGAGMATEIGYAVPAGSLEFWQQRFETYNVIYNKPAEKFGQRYLTFLDPDGLKFEMIEVPGDNRKPYVTAEVGEAVATRGFYNTTLTLNNAGPTAHILTEVFGYRLLSKEVNRYRYITDAADTANVIDIVEIPSENRGIGAGGTIHHIAFRVKDDVTQMKFYEKISKMGLHITPQIDRNYFHSLYFREPGGVLFEIATDNPGFTVDEPLEELGKNLKLPAQYESQRTAIEKHLVVLD is encoded by the coding sequence ATGGAAAATACAATCTCTGGCATACACCACATAACTGCAATAGCAGGAGATGCCAAACGTAATTTTGATTTTTATACGAGGGTATTGGGTTTACGTTTTATAAAGAAAACGGTAAACTTTGATGACCCGCACACATACCATTTCTATTTTGGTGATTATGAAGGTACACCTGGTACAATCCTCACATTCTTTCCCTGGGGCAGTGCGATAAGACCCGGCAAGCGCGGCGCCGGAATGGCTACAGAAATAGGGTATGCTGTGCCTGCAGGCAGCCTGGAATTCTGGCAGCAGCGATTTGAGACATACAACGTGATCTATAATAAACCGGCAGAAAAATTTGGCCAGCGCTATCTTACTTTCCTTGATCCTGACGGGTTGAAATTTGAAATGATCGAAGTGCCAGGTGACAACCGCAAGCCTTATGTAACGGCTGAAGTAGGCGAAGCTGTTGCTACACGCGGCTTTTACAATACAACGCTTACACTAAACAACGCAGGGCCAACGGCGCATATACTTACAGAGGTGTTTGGTTACAGGCTATTGTCTAAAGAAGTAAACCGGTACCGCTACATTACCGATGCTGCAGATACCGCAAACGTGATAGACATCGTTGAAATACCTTCAGAAAACCGCGGTATTGGTGCCGGGGGCACCATACACCACATCGCTTTTCGTGTAAAAGACGATGTCACGCAAATGAAGTTCTACGAAAAGATCTCTAAAATGGGTTTGCACATTACCCCGCAGATCGACCGTAACTATTTTCACTCTTTGTACTTCAGGGAGCCGGGTGGGGTGCTGTTTGAGATCGCTACCGATAATCCCGGGTTTACGGTAGATGAGCCACTGGAAGAACTTGGTAAAAATTTAAAACTGCCGGCGCAGTACGAGTCACAAAGGACAGCCATTGAAAAACATCTTGTAGTACTTGATTAA
- a CDS encoding Crp/Fnr family transcriptional regulator, with product MSDTTGDATWPVAGNTMLTRITYFAGMKNDVYTLIDLNVQKYTRAADHDLLILHELAEIKKIAKKTLLLSEGEICRFELFINKGCIRNYYIDDKGEEVTLQFATEGWWVSDIASFNERTHSRMFIETLEDCEVLWFTPETKELLLQKAPCFERVFRILVQRNLARIQERLFRTIATTATEKYLDFIERYPGIPQRVAQHYIASYLGFSPEFLSKVRTKLAKK from the coding sequence GTGAGTGACACAACAGGCGATGCCACCTGGCCTGTTGCCGGTAACACAATGCTTACCCGAATAACTTATTTTGCAGGTATGAAAAACGATGTTTACACATTGATAGATTTAAACGTGCAGAAATATACCCGTGCGGCAGACCATGACCTGCTTATTCTGCATGAGCTGGCAGAGATCAAAAAAATTGCAAAGAAAACATTGTTGTTGTCTGAAGGTGAAATATGCCGCTTTGAATTGTTTATTAACAAAGGCTGCATCCGCAATTATTATATAGATGACAAAGGCGAAGAGGTAACACTGCAGTTTGCAACAGAAGGCTGGTGGGTAAGCGATATTGCCAGCTTTAACGAGCGTACACACAGCCGGATGTTTATCGAAACACTTGAAGATTGCGAGGTGTTGTGGTTTACACCGGAAACCAAGGAACTGCTGTTGCAAAAAGCGCCATGCTTCGAGCGTGTGTTCCGCATACTGGTGCAGCGCAACCTGGCACGCATACAGGAAAGATTATTCAGAACGATTGCTACCACGGCTACAGAAAAATACCTTGATTTTATTGAGCGATACCCCGGTATTCCGCAACGGGTGGCGCAGCACTACATCGCCAGTTACCTCGGCTTTTCACCTGAATTTTTAAGTAAGGTGAGAACCAAGCTTGCAAAAAAATAA
- a CDS encoding TIGR02117 family protein, whose amino-acid sequence MKTILKLAARIISGFLLFITAYLLAAYILSRITIAEEAAAARDIAIYIKTNGVHTDIVVPVKSEVTDWSTQILFGNTVSKDSNYRYVAMGWGDKGFYLETPTWDDLTFSTAFKAAFALSTSAMHTTFYKTLKEDASCKKIMISKGQYERLVDYMRESFDKNPQGNFIYINTNANYGSTDAFYEGTGSYHLFKTCNTWANDALKASGQRCCVWTIFDTGIFLKYTH is encoded by the coding sequence TTGAAAACGATACTCAAACTGGCAGCCAGAATAATATCAGGTTTTTTATTATTTATAACAGCTTACCTGCTTGCTGCTTATATACTTTCAAGAATTACGATAGCCGAAGAAGCTGCTGCAGCGAGGGATATAGCAATCTATATAAAAACAAACGGTGTGCATACTGACATCGTGGTGCCGGTAAAATCTGAGGTAACAGATTGGTCAACACAGATTTTGTTTGGCAATACGGTTTCCAAAGACAGTAATTACAGGTATGTAGCCATGGGCTGGGGCGATAAAGGTTTTTATCTCGAAACCCCGACATGGGATGATCTTACATTCAGTACTGCATTTAAAGCAGCATTCGCACTAAGCACGTCTGCCATGCATACCACATTCTATAAAACACTAAAAGAAGATGCTTCGTGCAAAAAGATAATGATCAGTAAGGGGCAATACGAAAGACTTGTGGATTATATGAGAGAAAGCTTTGACAAAAACCCGCAGGGCAATTTCATATACATTAATACAAACGCAAATTATGGAAGTACAGATGCTTTTTACGAAGGCACGGGCAGCTATCATTTGTTTAAAACCTGTAACACATGGGCAAACGATGCTTTAAAAGCCAGCGGACAACGATGTTGTGTGTGGACCATTTTCGATACAGGTATCTTTTTAAAGTATACTCATTGA
- a CDS encoding GNAT family N-acetyltransferase: MMPQQIITERLELNLISEEDYAFVQELVNTEGWIKFIGDRNVHSPADAVRYIQKIMQTPQLFYWVATIKTTKEKAGIISFMKRSYLDNYDIGFAFLPRFHKSGYALEGARALLTLVQEAYGHETVVATTIPGNLASISLLTKMGFTFKECITQGGEQLNVYQHQK; the protein is encoded by the coding sequence ATGATGCCGCAACAAATCATTACAGAAAGGCTGGAACTTAATCTTATCAGTGAAGAAGACTATGCGTTTGTGCAGGAACTTGTGAACACAGAAGGCTGGATAAAATTTATCGGCGACAGGAATGTGCATTCCCCAGCCGATGCCGTGCGCTACATTCAAAAGATTATGCAAACGCCGCAGTTGTTTTACTGGGTGGCAACGATCAAAACAACAAAAGAAAAAGCAGGTATCATCTCATTCATGAAGCGCAGCTACCTCGATAACTATGATATTGGTTTTGCTTTTCTTCCGCGTTTCCATAAAAGCGGCTATGCACTGGAGGGTGCCCGAGCGTTGCTGACACTTGTACAGGAAGCATATGGACACGAGACTGTGGTGGCCACAACCATACCGGGTAATCTGGCATCCATCAGCCTGCTTACAAAAATGGGCTTTACGTTTAAAGAATGTATTACACAGGGCGGTGAGCAGCTAAATGTATACCAGCATCAAAAATAA
- the hutU gene encoding urocanate hydratase codes for MIQTQKRYDAVKYKTPTGATLTCKGWVQEAALRMLLNNLDPEVAERPDDLIVYGGRGKAARNFEALDNIIAALKVLENDESLLIQSGKPVGILRTHKDAPRVLISNSQLVPNWANWKHFEELEKKGLMMYGQMTAGSWIYIGSQGIVQGTYETYAAAADKDFGGTLRGTLNVTAGLGGMGGAQPLAITMNEGVALIAEVEEWRIDKRIETKYLDEKYTAIDAAIDAALAYKQQGMAKSIGVLCNAVHLLQRLLERNIVPNTLTDQTSAHDPLIGYVPHTLTNEQANKLRQENPEQYIDLSYDSMKLHVELMLELQTKGAVTFDYGNNIRARAKERGLQQAFDFPGFVPAYIRPLFCEGKGPFRWAALSGDPADIAVTDELIMQMFPENKGMIRWMKMAKEKIAFQGLPARICWLGQGEREKAGLAFNELVKTGKVKAPIVIGRDHLDTGSVASPNRETEAMLDGSDAVADWPLLNALVNTAGGASWVSLHHGGGVGMGYSIHAGMVIVADGSEDAAARLARVLRNDPGMGVIRHADAGYETAKQTARQHHLDLHERLK; via the coding sequence ATGATACAGACACAAAAGCGCTACGACGCTGTTAAATACAAAACACCCACCGGTGCAACATTAACCTGCAAAGGGTGGGTACAGGAAGCTGCCCTGCGCATGCTGCTAAACAATCTTGACCCTGAAGTGGCAGAGAGACCTGATGACCTGATTGTATATGGCGGCCGCGGCAAAGCTGCCAGGAATTTCGAAGCACTTGATAACATCATAGCAGCTTTAAAAGTATTGGAAAACGATGAAAGCCTGCTGATACAAAGCGGCAAACCGGTGGGCATTTTGCGTACACACAAAGATGCCCCACGGGTCTTGATCTCAAACTCGCAACTGGTACCAAACTGGGCCAACTGGAAGCATTTTGAAGAGCTCGAAAAAAAAGGCCTGATGATGTATGGCCAGATGACTGCCGGTAGCTGGATCTACATTGGCAGCCAGGGTATAGTGCAAGGTACTTACGAAACATATGCTGCTGCAGCCGATAAAGATTTTGGTGGTACATTACGTGGTACACTTAATGTTACTGCCGGTTTAGGTGGTATGGGCGGCGCACAACCCCTGGCGATTACGATGAACGAGGGTGTTGCACTAATAGCAGAAGTGGAAGAGTGGCGCATTGATAAACGTATTGAAACAAAATACCTGGATGAAAAATATACAGCGATAGATGCTGCTATTGACGCAGCTCTTGCATACAAACAGCAGGGAATGGCCAAAAGTATTGGCGTGCTGTGCAATGCAGTGCATTTATTACAGCGTTTGCTGGAAAGAAATATTGTGCCAAATACCTTGACGGATCAGACATCTGCACACGACCCGTTGATTGGTTATGTGCCGCACACACTTACAAATGAGCAGGCCAATAAGCTAAGACAGGAAAATCCTGAACAATATATTGACCTCAGTTACGACAGCATGAAGCTGCATGTGGAGCTGATGCTCGAACTGCAAACCAAGGGTGCTGTTACTTTTGATTACGGCAATAATATAAGGGCACGTGCAAAAGAGCGCGGGTTGCAGCAGGCATTCGATTTTCCTGGTTTCGTACCCGCCTACATCCGCCCGTTGTTTTGCGAAGGCAAGGGGCCTTTTCGATGGGCAGCATTAAGCGGCGATCCCGCTGATATTGCTGTGACCGATGAACTGATCATGCAGATGTTTCCTGAAAACAAAGGCATGATACGATGGATGAAAATGGCGAAAGAAAAAATCGCATTCCAGGGCTTGCCGGCACGCATCTGCTGGCTGGGGCAGGGAGAGCGGGAAAAGGCCGGGCTTGCTTTTAATGAACTTGTGAAAACAGGCAAAGTAAAGGCGCCTATTGTAATAGGCCGTGACCATCTTGATACTGGCTCTGTTGCATCGCCCAACCGCGAAACGGAAGCAATGCTGGATGGAAGTGACGCTGTTGCCGACTGGCCGCTCCTGAATGCCCTGGTGAACACTGCCGGTGGCGCAAGCTGGGTTAGTTTGCATCATGGTGGCGGTGTGGGCATGGGCTATAGCATACATGCAGGGATGGTTATTGTAGCAGACGGTTCTGAAGATGCGGCTGCGCGGCTGGCAAGAGTATTACGCAACGATCCCGGTATGGGTGTTATCCGGCATGCAGATGCGGGATATGAGACAGCAAAACAAACAGCCAGGCAACACCATCTCGATCTGCACGAAAGATTGAAGTAG